A stretch of Prionailurus bengalensis isolate Pbe53 chromosome E4, Fcat_Pben_1.1_paternal_pri, whole genome shotgun sequence DNA encodes these proteins:
- the GPR25 gene encoding probable G-protein coupled receptor 25, with amino-acid sequence MHPTGPRSPSPETASWDYSGSGALEELEPCLAPDLPYGYAYIPALYLAAFVVGLLGNAFVVWLLAARPGPRRLVDTFVLHLAAADLGFVLTLPLWATAAASGGRWPFGEGLCKLSGFALAGTRCAGALLLAGLSVDRYLAVVKLLDARPLRTPRCALAVCCGVWAVALLAGLPSLAYRGLQPLPGGGGSQCGEEPSDAFQGLSLLVLLLTCVLPLGVTLVCYCRISCRLRRPPHLGRARRNSLRIIFAVESAFVGSWLPFGALRAVFHLARLGAVPLPCGLLLALRWGLSIATCLAFVNSCANPLIYLLLDRSFRARAWRGVCLRADRPARRGSSVSSLCRDDSSVFRSPAGSWERARPANAGSAVP; translated from the coding sequence ATGCACCCCACCgggcccaggagccccagccccgAGACGGCGTCCTGGGACTACTCGGGGTCCGGCGCCCTGGAGGAGCTGGAGCCGTGCCTGGCCCCGGACCTGCCCTACGGCTACGCCTACATCCCCGCGCTCTACCTGGCGGCCTTCGTGGTAGGCCTGCTGGGCAACGCCTTCGTGGTGTGGCTGCTGGCCGCGCGGCCTGGCCCGCGGCGCCTCGTGGACACCTTCGTGCTGCACCTGGCCGCCGCCGACCTGGGCTTCGTGCTCACGCTGCCGCTGTGGGCGACGGCGGCGGCGAGCGGCGGCCGCTGGCCCTTCGGCGAGGGCCTCTGCAAGCTCAGCGGCTTCGCGCTGGCCGGCACGCGCTGCGCAGGCGCGCTGCTGCTGGCGGGCCTGAGCGTGGACCGCTACCTGGCGGTGGTGAAGCTGCTCGACGCGCGGCCCCTGCGCACCCCGCGCTGCGCGCTGGCCGTCTGCTGCGGCGTGTGGGCCGTGGCGCTCCTGGCCGGCCTGCCCTCCCTGGCCTACCGGGGGCTGCAGCCCCTCCCCGGCGGCGGGGGCAGCCAGTGCGGGGAGGAGCCCTCCGACGCCTTCCAGGGCCTGAGCCTGCTGGTGCTGCTGCTCACCTGCGTGCTGCCCCTGGGCGTCACCCTGGTCTGCTACTGCCGCATCTCCTGCCGCCTGCGCCGGCCGCCGCACCTGGGCCGGGCCCGGAGGAACTCGCTGCGCATCATCTTCGCCGTCGAGAGCGCGTTCGTGGGCTCCTGGCTGCCCTTCGGCGCCCTGCGGGCCGTCTTCCACCTGGCGCGCCTGGGGGCGGTGCCGCTGCCCTGCGGCCTGCTGCTGGCGCTGCGCTGGGGCCTCAGCATCGCCACCTGCCTGGCCTTCGTCAACAGCTGCGCCAACCCGCTCATCTACCTGCTGCTGGACCGTTCGTTCCGCGCCCGGGCCTGGCGCGGAGTCTGCTTGCGCGCCGACCGCCCGGCGCGCAGGGGCAGCTCCGTGTCCTCGCTCTGCAGGGACGACAGCTCAGTGTTCCGGAGTCCGGCCGGCAGCTGGGAGCGAGCCCGGCCGGCGAACGCTGGCTCGGCAGTGCCGTAG